Proteins co-encoded in one Marinobacter gudaonensis genomic window:
- a CDS encoding efflux RND transporter permease subunit produces the protein MTRRLLNCQRLLGMVVTMLCILGVAAYSTMPRQEDPSFPYRAGLISVNYAGASADAVERLVLRPLVDELRQVEEVDFTQSTARTGVALVRLRLNDDIYDTDPAWDRVRQAMERARQDFPDDVGQMALDDRLIDIPAIVLAVGGSPSVTELSDVAERLKQNLSDLPGISRIELEGDADEQITLALDDAALYRLGISPARVLDTLARRNQTIPGGFVVVDGRRLSVLPNSEFADIDAIRATPIELPDGSQVPLAAAADVWRGPAEPRQPETWYNGERVVLVSIIMEEGNTDAIRFGQRVRERMAQIRPDFAPYEIREMFFQPDKVEERLDNLAWSLVLSVVIIVAVVFTGMGIRMGLLVASILPMVALISVGLYDLGGGVLHQIAVIGMVISLGILIDNAIVIVENIQGHLDNGERRLDALRSAVGELAGPLGASTGTTLAAFAPLLLAKGGAADFTRGVPVMIMLTLSVSYLLAISAVPLLAARFLKPRRKAGKDRLLGLARFLGRLVSDYPGRLIAAGALLVVVSLAMTPFMAQQFFPNADRPRVIVEVYLPEGTDQARTAEAAERLEKMIRSQPDVLEVHRFVGFTGPSFYYNLQRAPQAPNRARLVVTTPTLEDTTGMIRWIRAHVKEDMPELDVTVGILGQGPPRAAPVEIRVYHASDDTRVAAVEQIYRILRDVEGTVDVRHDLDIGVPSIAINVDDATAARYGLTRADVAQSLYGQSFGVVAERYRQEDDPIPLVLRSREGTSLSLSRLLSVNIYNVRGDAVPLSAVATVDTSWEPAARYLRDGVRMNTVTANLETGYSFSQALDGLYAGLEENPLPPGTRLAMGGDAEGSGDANSALLTAAPIGMLLLLFFLLLQFNSFRRVGIILLTVPLATVGIFPGLVLSGSPFGFQSLLGVIALVGIVVNNAIVLLDVMDRELEKGKDILEAVRAAVEQRTRPILLTTATTVAGLLPLAFSSSTLWPPMAWAIISGLLASTVLTLLVIPAVCTRLIKVSVPEPENAPA, from the coding sequence ATGACCCGCCGGCTGCTCAACTGCCAGCGCCTGCTGGGCATGGTGGTGACCATGCTCTGCATCCTCGGGGTGGCCGCGTACAGCACCATGCCACGCCAGGAGGACCCGTCCTTTCCTTACCGGGCCGGGCTGATCAGCGTCAATTACGCCGGTGCCAGCGCCGATGCGGTGGAAAGACTGGTGCTGCGTCCACTGGTGGACGAACTCCGGCAGGTGGAAGAAGTGGATTTCACCCAGTCCACGGCCCGGACCGGCGTGGCGCTGGTGCGGCTGCGCCTGAACGACGACATCTACGATACCGATCCGGCCTGGGACCGCGTGCGCCAAGCCATGGAGAGGGCCCGACAGGACTTTCCCGACGACGTCGGGCAGATGGCGCTTGATGACCGCCTGATCGATATCCCGGCGATTGTCCTGGCCGTGGGTGGTTCACCGTCGGTAACCGAACTGTCCGACGTGGCTGAGCGCCTGAAACAGAACCTCTCGGATTTGCCCGGCATCTCCCGCATTGAGCTGGAGGGCGACGCCGATGAGCAGATCACCCTGGCCCTGGACGATGCCGCGCTGTACCGGCTGGGCATATCTCCGGCCAGGGTGCTGGACACCCTGGCCCGCCGCAACCAGACCATTCCCGGAGGCTTTGTGGTGGTGGATGGCCGCCGCCTGTCTGTGCTGCCGAACAGCGAGTTTGCCGACATTGACGCCATCCGCGCCACGCCCATCGAGCTGCCCGATGGCTCCCAGGTGCCCCTGGCTGCCGCCGCTGACGTCTGGCGAGGCCCGGCGGAACCGCGCCAGCCGGAAACCTGGTACAACGGTGAGCGGGTGGTGTTGGTGTCGATCATCATGGAAGAGGGCAACACCGATGCTATCCGGTTCGGGCAGAGGGTGCGGGAGCGCATGGCGCAGATCCGCCCAGACTTTGCCCCCTATGAGATCCGGGAAATGTTCTTCCAGCCGGACAAGGTCGAGGAGCGCCTGGACAACCTGGCCTGGAGCCTGGTGTTGTCGGTGGTGATCATCGTGGCCGTGGTGTTCACTGGAATGGGCATTCGCATGGGCCTGCTGGTGGCGTCGATCCTGCCCATGGTGGCGCTGATCAGCGTGGGGCTGTACGACCTCGGCGGCGGCGTGCTGCACCAGATTGCCGTGATCGGCATGGTCATCTCCCTGGGCATCCTGATCGACAACGCCATCGTGATTGTCGAGAACATCCAGGGCCATCTGGATAACGGCGAGCGCCGACTGGATGCCCTGCGCAGTGCCGTGGGCGAGCTGGCCGGACCGCTTGGCGCCTCCACCGGCACCACGCTGGCGGCCTTCGCGCCCCTGTTGCTGGCCAAGGGCGGCGCGGCTGATTTCACCCGGGGCGTGCCGGTGATGATCATGCTGACTCTCTCGGTCAGTTACCTGCTGGCAATCTCTGCCGTTCCGTTGCTCGCGGCTCGATTCCTGAAGCCGCGCCGAAAGGCCGGCAAGGACCGGCTACTCGGGCTGGCCCGGTTTCTCGGGCGGCTGGTGTCGGATTACCCCGGCCGCCTGATTGCTGCCGGTGCCCTACTGGTGGTCGTCAGCCTGGCCATGACTCCTTTCATGGCCCAGCAGTTTTTCCCTAACGCCGACCGCCCCCGGGTCATCGTGGAAGTGTATCTGCCGGAGGGTACTGACCAGGCGCGTACCGCCGAAGCGGCGGAACGGCTGGAGAAAATGATCCGTTCGCAGCCGGATGTCCTCGAGGTGCACCGGTTCGTTGGCTTCACCGGGCCGTCGTTCTATTACAACCTCCAGCGCGCGCCCCAGGCTCCGAACAGGGCGCGGCTGGTAGTTACCACTCCGACTCTGGAGGACACTACCGGCATGATTCGCTGGATCCGGGCCCATGTGAAGGAGGACATGCCAGAGCTGGACGTGACCGTTGGCATACTCGGCCAGGGGCCGCCCAGGGCAGCACCGGTGGAAATTCGTGTATACCACGCCAGCGACGACACCCGCGTTGCCGCGGTGGAACAGATTTACCGCATTCTGCGGGACGTTGAGGGTACCGTCGACGTGCGCCACGATCTGGACATCGGGGTGCCCAGCATTGCCATCAACGTGGACGATGCCACCGCCGCCCGATACGGCCTGACCCGGGCAGACGTTGCCCAGAGCCTCTACGGCCAGAGCTTTGGGGTGGTGGCCGAGCGCTACCGGCAGGAGGACGACCCCATCCCGCTGGTACTGCGTTCCCGGGAGGGCACTTCGCTGTCACTTTCCCGGCTGTTATCGGTCAACATCTACAACGTCCGCGGCGATGCCGTACCGCTCTCGGCGGTGGCGACTGTGGATACCAGCTGGGAGCCCGCGGCCCGTTACCTGCGTGATGGTGTGCGGATGAATACGGTGACCGCCAACCTGGAAACCGGCTACAGCTTCAGCCAGGCTCTGGATGGCCTGTACGCGGGGCTTGAGGAAAACCCCCTGCCGCCGGGCACCCGCCTGGCCATGGGTGGTGACGCCGAAGGCTCTGGCGACGCCAACTCGGCGCTGCTGACGGCCGCACCCATTGGCATGCTGTTGCTGCTGTTCTTCCTGCTGCTGCAGTTCAACTCGTTCCGGCGGGTGGGCATTATCCTGCTGACGGTGCCGCTGGCGACGGTGGGCATCTTCCCGGGCCTGGTGTTGTCGGGATCGCCGTTCGGCTTCCAGTCGCTGCTGGGCGTGATTGCCCTGGTGGGTATTGTGGTGAACAACGCCATCGTACTGCTGGACGTCATGGACCGGGAACTGGAAAAGGGCAAGGACATCCTGGAGGCGGTGCGTGCTGCGGTCGAACAGCGCACCCGGCCAATCCTGCTGACCACCGCCACCACCGTGGCCGGGTTGCTGCCGCTGGCCTTCTCCAGCTCCACCCTCTGGCCGCCCATGGCCTGGGCCATCATCTCGGGCCTGCTGGCGTCCACCGTGCTGACCCTGCTGGTGATTCCGGCGGTCTGCACCCGCCTCATTAAAGTCAGCGTCCCTGAGCCGGAGAACGCCCCGGCCTGA
- a CDS encoding efflux RND transporter periplasmic adaptor subunit, protein MRVAEVTGGENRDLPLRFSGIVRATQRATLTFQVSGTLRERAVELGQKVRVGEVLAQVYNPALEPARDSALARLEELRTQYRQAEREWERSSRLHERGVVSEQGLEQLAARRDALEASVATAQAALAEATRLLEESTLRAPFSGRVEALLVERDEFVAAGQPVMRLSSPEGREVEVRVPAYLLDHVKLEQTLPVWSVQDRSQPPQTGSVVEIAQAGAVRGELHPVLVSLPVNTLEPGEPVEVGITPVRPSGLTVPLLSVVRHADGVSVYRVRDNQARRVSVEVDRVVGERVVIRSGELNPGDQVVYAGMTRLADGDALEVR, encoded by the coding sequence GTGCGTGTGGCCGAGGTTACCGGTGGCGAAAACCGGGATCTGCCCCTGCGGTTCTCCGGGATTGTGCGCGCCACCCAGAGGGCGACCCTGACCTTCCAGGTGAGCGGCACCCTCAGAGAGCGTGCGGTTGAGCTGGGGCAGAAGGTTCGGGTCGGTGAGGTGCTGGCCCAGGTCTACAACCCGGCCCTGGAACCTGCCCGGGACTCGGCCCTGGCCCGCCTTGAAGAGCTCCGGACCCAGTACCGACAGGCCGAGCGCGAGTGGGAGCGTTCCAGCCGTCTGCACGAGCGCGGCGTGGTTTCGGAGCAGGGCCTGGAGCAACTGGCGGCCCGTCGCGATGCGCTGGAGGCGAGTGTCGCCACCGCCCAGGCGGCGCTGGCCGAGGCAACCCGATTACTCGAGGAGAGCACCCTGCGCGCGCCGTTTTCCGGCCGGGTGGAGGCCCTGCTGGTAGAGCGTGACGAATTCGTGGCGGCCGGCCAGCCGGTGATGCGACTGTCCTCGCCTGAGGGGCGGGAAGTGGAGGTGCGGGTGCCGGCCTATCTGCTGGACCACGTCAAGCTGGAACAGACCTTGCCCGTGTGGTCGGTACAGGATCGCAGCCAGCCGCCCCAGACCGGCTCCGTGGTGGAGATTGCCCAGGCCGGCGCGGTTCGCGGGGAACTGCACCCGGTTCTGGTGAGCCTGCCGGTTAATACCCTGGAGCCCGGCGAACCCGTGGAAGTGGGCATTACCCCGGTGCGACCTTCAGGGCTCACGGTACCGCTGTTGTCGGTGGTGCGTCATGCCGATGGCGTCAGTGTCTACCGGGTGCGTGATAATCAGGCTCGGCGGGTTTCCGTTGAGGTGGATCGCGTGGTTGGCGAGCGGGTGGTGATTCGCTCCGGCGAGCTGAACCCGGGGGATCAGGTGGTTTATGCCGGTATGACGCGCCTCGCGGACGGTGATGCCCTGGAGGTGCGCTGA
- a CDS encoding TetR/AcrR family transcriptional regulator — protein sequence MSEPLKTRREREKQARYDTILDAAELVFSEKGYERTSMDDIARTASLSRALLYVYFKDKAAIQRGIMLRAGHSLFRRFEEARQTADTGLAQIRAMGESYYRFYLEQPDYFSALTKASTAMAEADENQAEEMLCSKSDLMALMVGAIELGLEDGTMNRERIKDPVQTALYLRGALHGVILLCQAEMGEGNPQFPGDQLIRHTMDMLTSSISA from the coding sequence ATGAGTGAACCGCTGAAAACCCGCCGGGAGCGGGAGAAGCAGGCTCGATACGACACGATTCTCGATGCCGCCGAGCTGGTCTTTTCGGAGAAGGGCTACGAGCGCACGTCCATGGACGACATCGCCCGCACGGCCAGCCTCAGCCGGGCGCTGCTCTACGTGTACTTCAAAGACAAGGCTGCCATTCAGCGGGGCATCATGCTACGGGCCGGGCACAGCCTGTTCCGGCGTTTCGAGGAAGCGCGCCAGACCGCTGATACCGGCCTGGCCCAGATTCGCGCCATGGGCGAGTCGTACTATCGTTTCTACCTGGAGCAGCCGGATTATTTCTCGGCGCTTACCAAGGCCTCCACGGCCATGGCCGAAGCCGATGAAAACCAGGCCGAAGAGATGCTCTGCTCCAAATCCGATCTGATGGCACTGATGGTGGGGGCAATAGAGCTGGGGCTGGAAGACGGCACCATGAACCGGGAGCGCATCAAGGATCCGGTTCAGACCGCGCTTTACCTGCGGGGCGCCCTGCACGGCGTGATCCTGCTGTGCCAGGCAGAAATGGGCGAAGGCAACCCGCAGTTTCCCGGCGACCAACTGATCCGCCACACCATGGATATGCTGACGTCGTCGATTTCCGCCTGA
- the astB gene encoding N-succinylarginine dihydrolase, whose protein sequence is MARHAVEANFDGLVGPTHNYAGLSWGNVASKSNVHAVSNPREAALQGLAKMKRLADRGYVQGVLPPHERPHIPTLRALGFQGPDARVLEQAAKACPSILAAVSSASPMWTANAATVSPSADTSDHRVHFTPANLSAKFHRSIEHAVTGRALKSIFADETRFAHHPALPSVSHFGDEGAANHTRLCAGYGEPGVELFVYGQIAFNEQAPAPEKYPARQTLEASQAVARLHGLRDQHAVFAQQNPAAIDAGVFHNDVIAVGNGNTLFFHEMAFLDEERVLADIRERLTGAELEAIRVTSAEVPIEDAVASYLFNSQLLNTPDGMLLAVPGECREVASVSRYLDELVKSGGPITSVEVFDVKQSMRNGGGPACLRLRVVLNDDELGAINRGVILTDELYDRLTLWVEAHYRDQLSQEDLADPMLLDEVRKALDELTGIMGLGSIYDFQL, encoded by the coding sequence ATGGCAAGACACGCGGTAGAAGCCAATTTCGACGGCCTGGTGGGGCCAACCCACAACTACGCCGGGCTGTCCTGGGGGAACGTGGCCTCGAAGTCCAACGTTCATGCCGTTTCCAATCCCCGGGAAGCCGCCCTGCAGGGGCTCGCCAAAATGAAGCGACTGGCGGACCGGGGCTATGTGCAGGGTGTTCTGCCGCCCCATGAGCGACCCCACATCCCGACCCTGAGGGCCCTCGGTTTTCAGGGGCCGGATGCCCGGGTGCTGGAACAGGCGGCCAAGGCTTGTCCCTCCATCCTGGCAGCGGTGTCGTCGGCCTCGCCCATGTGGACCGCCAACGCCGCCACGGTATCGCCCAGTGCCGACACCTCGGACCATCGGGTGCATTTCACCCCGGCCAACCTGAGTGCCAAGTTCCATCGCTCAATTGAACACGCGGTGACCGGTCGGGCGCTCAAGTCGATTTTTGCTGATGAGACCCGGTTTGCCCATCATCCGGCCCTGCCGTCGGTCAGCCATTTTGGCGACGAGGGCGCGGCCAACCACACCCGGTTGTGCGCCGGTTACGGTGAGCCCGGCGTCGAGCTGTTTGTGTACGGGCAGATCGCCTTCAACGAGCAGGCGCCGGCACCGGAAAAGTACCCGGCCAGGCAAACCCTTGAGGCCTCCCAGGCGGTGGCGCGGCTCCATGGGCTGAGGGACCAGCACGCGGTGTTTGCCCAACAGAATCCCGCCGCCATTGATGCGGGCGTGTTCCACAACGATGTGATCGCCGTGGGTAATGGCAATACCCTGTTCTTCCACGAAATGGCGTTTCTGGACGAGGAACGGGTGCTGGCGGATATCCGTGAGCGGCTGACCGGCGCCGAGCTGGAAGCCATCCGGGTAACCAGCGCTGAGGTTCCGATTGAGGACGCGGTGGCGTCGTACCTGTTCAACAGCCAGCTGCTGAATACACCCGATGGCATGCTGCTGGCGGTACCCGGCGAGTGTCGGGAAGTGGCGTCGGTCAGTCGGTACCTGGATGAGCTGGTGAAATCAGGTGGCCCCATCACCTCGGTGGAGGTGTTCGACGTCAAGCAGTCCATGCGCAACGGCGGCGGACCGGCTTGTCTGCGGCTCCGGGTGGTGCTCAATGACGATGAACTGGGTGCCATCAATCGGGGCGTGATTCTCACCGACGAACTGTACGATCGCCTGACCCTCTGGGTCGAGGCCCATTACCGGGACCAGCTCAGCCAGGAGGACCTGGCCGACCCCATGCTGCTGGACGAGGTGCGCAAGGCCCTCGACGAACTGACCGGCATCATGGGGCTGGGTTCGATCTACGATTTCCAGTTGTAA